In one Thermoleophilia bacterium genomic region, the following are encoded:
- a CDS encoding CoB--CoM heterodisulfide reductase iron-sulfur subunit A family protein codes for MRTGVFFCEMGDLTTCIDLRDVQQYAADLPDVVAVRDYGADPKLDPAILAAEIRKENLERVVVAGDSSGFFKQAFTHGMAIAGRDTDEVHLASFREYCSASGMDTMRAKSIVACAVMAVPFRLAAVPDTAPVDPRTLVIGAGIAGIQASLEIADAGKQVYLVERTSTVGGHMAMFDKTFPTLDCAACILTPKMVAVDQHENIELMTNSEVVAIGGRPGAYTVTIRQKARRVSVKDCVACDVCSQVCPVRVVSEFDNGIAERKAAYIAFPQAVPNAYSIDAEHCQWVQSGGTKCGVCAKKCPKECIDLNQADETREITVGNIILATGYDLYDAGKVERYGYGKLPNVLTSLEFERLTNASGPTSGKIVMRSRRQNKRTKQDEWVFDADSGSPPQSVAIVHCVGSRDANHNEYCSRVCCMYSLKFAHLVREKLPNAHCYEFYIDMRAFGKGYEEFAERIKAEGTSVIRGRTAMVVEEEGRMMVKGEDIISERMIDIPVDMVILAVGLVPAAGSSQLAQHLGIDTDRYGWFSELDYNSDPTDTERGGIFVAGVGQGPKDIPDTVAQASAVAAGVLKSIAVGRGVSDVADLSLEDIEARAAQLIRV; via the coding sequence ATGAGGACCGGCGTGTTCTTCTGTGAGATGGGGGATCTCACGACATGCATCGACTTGCGCGATGTCCAGCAATACGCCGCCGATCTGCCGGACGTCGTCGCCGTACGAGACTACGGCGCCGACCCCAAACTCGACCCGGCGATCCTGGCGGCTGAGATCCGCAAGGAGAACCTCGAACGCGTCGTGGTGGCGGGCGACTCGTCGGGCTTCTTCAAGCAAGCGTTCACACACGGCATGGCGATCGCCGGCCGGGACACCGACGAAGTGCACCTGGCCTCATTCCGCGAATACTGCTCGGCCAGCGGTATGGATACCATGCGCGCCAAATCTATTGTTGCCTGCGCCGTCATGGCCGTGCCGTTCCGGCTCGCAGCGGTACCCGATACCGCCCCAGTGGACCCGCGCACGCTGGTGATCGGCGCGGGCATCGCCGGTATCCAAGCGTCACTCGAGATCGCCGATGCCGGCAAGCAGGTCTACCTCGTGGAACGCACGAGCACGGTCGGCGGCCACATGGCGATGTTCGACAAGACCTTCCCCACGCTCGACTGCGCCGCCTGCATCCTCACCCCCAAGATGGTTGCCGTCGACCAGCACGAGAACATCGAACTCATGACCAACAGCGAAGTGGTGGCCATCGGCGGGCGGCCCGGAGCCTACACAGTGACAATCCGCCAGAAGGCGCGCCGCGTTAGCGTCAAGGACTGCGTCGCCTGCGACGTCTGCTCGCAGGTCTGCCCCGTTCGCGTGGTGAGCGAGTTCGACAACGGCATCGCCGAACGCAAGGCGGCCTACATCGCCTTCCCACAGGCAGTCCCCAATGCCTACTCGATCGATGCCGAGCACTGCCAGTGGGTGCAGAGCGGGGGCACCAAGTGCGGCGTCTGCGCCAAGAAGTGCCCCAAGGAGTGCATCGATCTCAACCAGGCCGACGAGACGCGCGAGATCACCGTTGGCAACATCATCCTCGCCACGGGATACGATCTCTACGATGCCGGCAAGGTGGAGCGCTACGGATACGGCAAGCTCCCCAACGTGCTCACCTCGCTCGAGTTCGAGCGCCTCACCAACGCCTCCGGCCCAACCAGCGGCAAGATCGTTATGCGCTCCCGGCGTCAGAACAAGCGCACCAAGCAAGACGAGTGGGTGTTTGACGCAGATTCCGGATCCCCGCCGCAGAGCGTCGCCATCGTGCACTGCGTGGGCTCACGCGACGCCAACCACAACGAGTACTGTTCGCGAGTCTGCTGCATGTACTCGCTGAAGTTCGCCCATCTTGTGCGCGAGAAGCTCCCCAATGCCCACTGTTACGAGTTCTACATCGACATGCGCGCCTTCGGAAAGGGCTACGAGGAGTTTGCCGAGCGCATCAAGGCCGAAGGCACCAGCGTCATTCGCGGCCGCACTGCCATGGTCGTCGAGGAAGAAGGCCGCATGATGGTCAAGGGCGAGGACATCATCAGCGAGCGCATGATCGATATCCCCGTCGACATGGTGATCCTGGCCGTCGGCCTCGTGCCCGCCGCCGGATCGAGCCAGCTGGCCCAGCACCTGGGCATCGACACCGACCGCTACGGATGGTTCAGCGAGCTGGACTACAACTCGGACCCGACCGACACGGAGCGTGGCGGCATCTTCGTCGCCGGCGTCGGGCAGGGGCCCAAAGACATCCCCGACACGGTGGCTCAGGCTTCAGCGGTGGCCGCCGGCGTCCTCAAGAGTATCGCCGTCGGCCGCGGTGTAAGCGACGTCGCCGACTTGTCGCTGGAAGACATCGAAGCGCGGGCCGCGCAGCTGATCAGGGTCTGA
- a CDS encoding 4Fe-4S dicluster domain-containing protein, giving the protein MAIRVNPKLIEELEAYGAQDVSKCYHCGNCSAACPFSKEPYIIPRRAMRSLQMGLEKKLESDLQPWLCYYCGECSAQCPRGAEPGETMMSLRRWLTARYDFTGISRAFYRNPMIELAAIIIVAILTGIGFALWGLNTGDINVYSGENAFLPASQVHIFDWILAAFLLTMLLINCARMWWFTVGRDEQLHLSAGDYVKKFWLMPYHFITQRRLSQCDEKRPWMLHIVLMLSYLTMLILIMFFLGDMAAGPEINWRVHAFGLAATVGLLLTTFLALRGRIKKVDALHRHSHETDWIFLILLAVVASTGILQFTLHRTGNEAAANVAYIVHMMGVVPMLGLEVPFSKWSHMAYRPLAMYFAELRAEAMPVRVPKADKQAEQPLTAPAN; this is encoded by the coding sequence ATGGCCATACGAGTCAACCCGAAGCTGATTGAGGAACTGGAGGCCTACGGCGCGCAGGACGTGAGCAAGTGCTATCACTGCGGCAACTGCTCCGCCGCATGTCCCTTCTCCAAAGAGCCGTACATCATTCCGCGGCGTGCGATGCGATCGCTGCAGATGGGACTCGAGAAGAAGCTCGAGAGCGACTTGCAGCCGTGGCTCTGCTACTACTGCGGCGAATGCTCGGCTCAATGCCCGCGCGGCGCCGAGCCCGGCGAGACGATGATGAGCCTGCGCCGCTGGCTCACGGCGCGCTACGACTTCACCGGCATCTCACGCGCCTTCTACCGCAATCCGATGATAGAGCTGGCGGCAATCATCATCGTCGCCATCCTCACCGGCATCGGATTCGCCCTCTGGGGCCTCAACACCGGCGATATCAACGTCTACAGCGGCGAGAACGCCTTCCTGCCTGCGAGCCAGGTGCACATCTTCGACTGGATTCTCGCTGCCTTCCTGCTCACCATGCTCCTGATCAACTGTGCCCGCATGTGGTGGTTCACTGTTGGTCGAGATGAACAGCTTCATCTCAGCGCCGGCGACTACGTCAAGAAGTTCTGGCTTATGCCATATCACTTCATCACCCAGCGCCGCCTCAGCCAGTGCGATGAGAAGCGCCCATGGATGCTGCACATCGTGCTCATGCTGAGCTACCTCACGATGCTCATACTGATCATGTTCTTCCTCGGCGACATGGCGGCAGGACCGGAGATCAACTGGCGCGTCCACGCCTTCGGTCTGGCAGCAACCGTCGGCCTGCTGCTCACAACCTTCCTCGCTCTGCGCGGGCGCATCAAGAAGGTCGATGCCCTTCACCGCCACTCGCACGAGACCGACTGGATCTTTCTCATCCTGCTGGCCGTCGTGGCGAGCACGGGCATCCTCCAATTCACCCTGCATCGCACCGGCAACGAAGCTGCCGCCAACGTCGCCTACATCGTTCACATGATGGGGGTCGTGCCGATGCTCGGCCTCGAGGTGCCCTTCAGCAAGTGGTCGCACATGGCCTACCGTCCCCTGGCGATGTACTTCGCCGAACTGCGCGCCGAGGCCATGCCTGTGCGCGTTCCCAAGGCCGATAAGCAGGCCGAGCAGCCCCTGACCGCCCCGGCGAACTGA
- a CDS encoding CoB--CoM heterodisulfide reductase iron-sulfur subunit A family protein, translated as MSEKQRHEQEQHRIGVYVCQCGTNIAKMVDCDSVAGEIADMPGVTVSRSYKYMCSNPGQEMIMADIKEHNLDRVVVAACSPHMHEVTFRKAVQAADLNPYYLEIANIREQCAWVHDDRAKATSKAKDLATAAVERVVWQEALEKMSVDMCPNCLVIGGGIAGMTAALDLAEAGGRVYLVERQDHLGGQVAHIDLTAPYLDSARDIIDERVTRVMQHPQIDVMLQSELEELGGFVGNFQAVVGSADGTQQTLDVGSVVVATGYKTFDAARIPNYGYGRLPNVITSLELERMLREGRVETKEGRAPQYVALLHCVGSRSLEYNSYCSRVCCMAALKYAHEVKSSVPGCYVSDVYIDMHAFGKGHEDLYRRTSEANTMFLMYDKDDFPAIRKANPGDDCDMLIEVNETLSGETIEIPADLVVLMVGMEARDDCRELARLVNISVDKHGWFIESHPKLDPVATTTDGIYIAGACQAPKDIPDSVAQARAAAARIMARIAHGEIEIDAVYSEIDADKCSGCRVCNALCPYVAIEYDPATHKSHVISALCKACGACVAACPSSAITARGFTDEQIFAQIEGVLG; from the coding sequence GTGAGCGAAAAGCAACGACACGAACAAGAGCAGCACCGGATCGGCGTATACGTGTGTCAGTGCGGCACCAACATCGCCAAGATGGTCGACTGCGACAGCGTGGCCGGAGAGATCGCCGACATGCCCGGCGTCACCGTCTCACGCTCCTACAAGTACATGTGCTCCAACCCCGGCCAGGAGATGATCATGGCCGACATCAAGGAGCACAACCTGGACCGTGTGGTGGTGGCCGCCTGCAGCCCGCACATGCACGAGGTCACATTCCGCAAAGCAGTCCAGGCGGCAGACCTGAACCCGTACTACCTTGAGATCGCCAACATTCGCGAGCAGTGCGCCTGGGTGCACGACGACCGCGCCAAGGCGACGAGCAAAGCCAAGGACCTCGCCACCGCTGCCGTCGAACGCGTGGTGTGGCAAGAGGCCCTCGAGAAGATGTCCGTCGACATGTGCCCGAACTGCCTCGTGATCGGCGGCGGCATCGCGGGCATGACCGCCGCGCTCGATCTTGCCGAGGCCGGCGGGCGCGTCTACCTCGTCGAACGTCAGGACCACCTCGGCGGCCAGGTTGCCCACATCGACCTCACCGCCCCTTACCTCGACTCGGCGCGCGACATCATCGACGAACGCGTCACGCGCGTGATGCAGCATCCGCAGATCGACGTGATGCTGCAGTCCGAACTGGAGGAGCTCGGCGGCTTCGTCGGCAACTTCCAGGCCGTCGTCGGTTCCGCCGACGGCACGCAGCAGACACTCGATGTCGGCAGCGTCGTCGTCGCTACCGGCTACAAGACATTCGACGCCGCCCGAATCCCCAACTACGGGTATGGACGGCTGCCCAACGTCATCACCTCTCTCGAACTCGAACGCATGCTGCGCGAGGGACGCGTGGAGACCAAGGAAGGAAGAGCACCGCAGTACGTCGCGCTCCTCCACTGCGTCGGTAGCCGCAGTCTGGAGTACAACTCCTACTGCTCGCGCGTGTGCTGCATGGCCGCCCTCAAGTACGCACACGAGGTCAAGTCGTCTGTGCCCGGCTGCTATGTGAGCGACGTGTACATCGACATGCACGCCTTCGGCAAGGGCCACGAGGATCTCTACCGGCGCACCTCAGAAGCCAACACCATGTTCCTGATGTACGACAAGGACGACTTCCCCGCCATCCGCAAGGCCAACCCCGGCGACGACTGCGACATGCTCATCGAAGTCAACGAGACGCTCTCCGGCGAGACCATCGAGATCCCTGCCGACCTCGTCGTGCTGATGGTCGGGATGGAGGCGCGCGACGATTGTCGGGAGCTTGCGCGCCTCGTGAACATCAGCGTAGACAAGCACGGCTGGTTCATCGAGAGCCACCCGAAGCTCGATCCGGTGGCAACGACGACCGACGGCATCTACATCGCCGGCGCCTGTCAGGCACCCAAGGACATTCCGGACTCCGTCGCTCAGGCCCGAGCGGCGGCGGCACGCATCATGGCCCGCATCGCCCACGGCGAAATCGAGATCGACGCCGTTTACTCGGAGATCGACGCCGACAAGTGCTCAGGATGCCGTGTCTGCAACGCGCTCTGCCCGTACGTAGCCATCGAGTACGACCCGGCGACGCACAAGAGCCACGTCATCAGCGCCCTCTGCAAAGCATGCGGCGCTTGCGTGGCTGCCTGCCCCTCAAGCGCCATCACAGCAAGGGGCTTCACCGACGAACAGATCTTCGCACAGATCGAGGGGGTACTCGGATGA
- a CDS encoding hydrogenase iron-sulfur subunit, whose protein sequence is MTTFEPKIVGFLCNWCSYTGADLAGTSRVHYAPNLRIIRVMCSARVDPTFVLKALSEGADGVLIAGCHPGDCHYSEGNFKTMRRYPLLKKLLRDYGIEEERVRLEWVSASEGHLFADIVNEMTEQLRALGPSPVKSGLALDMAER, encoded by the coding sequence ATGACGACCTTCGAGCCAAAGATCGTCGGCTTCCTGTGCAATTGGTGCTCCTACACAGGGGCCGACCTTGCCGGGACGAGCCGCGTCCACTACGCCCCCAACCTGCGCATCATCCGCGTAATGTGTTCGGCGCGCGTCGATCCAACATTCGTGCTCAAAGCACTCTCTGAGGGAGCCGACGGCGTGCTCATCGCTGGCTGCCACCCCGGCGACTGCCACTACTCGGAGGGCAACTTCAAGACGATGCGCCGCTATCCGCTCCTCAAGAAGCTCCTGCGCGACTATGGGATCGAGGAGGAGCGCGTGCGTCTCGAGTGGGTGAGCGCGTCCGAAGGTCACCTCTTCGCCGACATCGTCAACGAGATGACCGAGCAATTGCGAGCCCTCGGGCCGAGCCCCGTCAAGTCCGGGCTCGCCCTCGACATGGCGGAGAGGTGA
- a CDS encoding oxidoreductase, which translates to MTEKKLQIAIYWGAACGGCDVSVLDTDEFILDVDALCDVRLWPIAVDGKYKDVEAMADGELDVAIMNGAVRNSENEHIAKLLRQKSKIFVAYGSCAYMGGIPSLANLCDRDDIFETLFMANASIESGNRTVPLPESKANGYPLELPRFYERVYALNQIVDVDYYVPGCPPVPSQCKAAILALVQALTGQAPAPPKGAVVGAFERTLCDDCPRTRTEEKKIKRFYRPWEIMQDPDVCLMEQGIFCAGIATRSGCGVRCPKSGIPCRGCYGPAPGVVDQGAKLISAVSSIIDSKDPDEIDRILETLPDFTSFANRYSVATSLLQRSHGQ; encoded by the coding sequence GTGACTGAGAAGAAGCTGCAGATCGCGATCTACTGGGGCGCCGCCTGCGGCGGTTGCGACGTCTCCGTTCTCGACACCGACGAGTTCATTCTCGACGTCGACGCCCTCTGCGATGTGCGCCTCTGGCCCATCGCCGTGGACGGCAAGTACAAGGACGTCGAGGCGATGGCGGACGGCGAGCTCGACGTCGCCATCATGAACGGCGCCGTCCGCAACTCCGAGAACGAACACATCGCCAAGCTCCTCCGTCAGAAGAGCAAGATCTTCGTCGCTTACGGATCCTGCGCCTACATGGGCGGCATCCCAAGCCTGGCCAATCTCTGTGACCGCGACGACATCTTCGAGACGCTCTTCATGGCCAATGCGTCGATCGAGTCGGGCAACCGCACCGTGCCGCTGCCGGAGAGCAAGGCCAACGGCTACCCGCTGGAGCTGCCACGGTTCTACGAACGCGTCTACGCCCTCAATCAGATCGTCGACGTGGACTACTACGTCCCCGGCTGTCCACCGGTCCCGAGTCAGTGCAAAGCAGCGATTCTAGCCCTCGTCCAGGCCCTGACCGGTCAGGCGCCGGCGCCGCCGAAGGGGGCCGTCGTCGGCGCCTTCGAACGTACGCTCTGCGACGACTGCCCACGCACGCGCACGGAGGAGAAGAAGATCAAGCGCTTCTACCGGCCGTGGGAGATCATGCAAGACCCAGACGTCTGCCTCATGGAGCAGGGCATCTTCTGCGCCGGCATCGCCACTCGCTCCGGCTGTGGCGTCCGCTGCCCCAAGAGCGGCATCCCCTGCCGGGGATGCTACGGCCCGGCGCCCGGAGTCGTCGATCAGGGCGCCAAGCTCATCAGTGCCGTATCCTCGATCATCGACAGCAAGGACCCCGACGAGATCGACCGGATCCTCGAGACGTTGCCCGACTTCACGAGTTTCGCCAACCGCTACAGCGTGGCGACCTCGCTGCTGCAAAGGAGCCACGGCCAATGA
- a CDS encoding Ni/Fe hydrogenase subunit alpha, whose amino-acid sequence MSKKITIDPITRLEGHGKIEIFLDDDGAVTDTFFQIPELRGFERFVVGRPIEELPRIVTRICGVCPASHHMASAKAVDGCFGNEVAPLAHKLRDMYYHAHFMHSHIAHFYALAAPDFVMGPDADPAARNILGVVHKVGLEIGGAVIGARGKAQEIQRIIGGRNNQDIWCLPGGVAKGLKPEELEQIKPWVDELYDFTQFSLQLFRDVVLANPAYVDIIVNGPYTLDVHNMGVVDQNNAPNFYDGEVRVVDYEGNQICRYQAHEYADHVAEHVEPWSYLKFPYLKQRGWKGYVEGIDTSLYCATPLARLNVADRMATPKAQEAFEEMGSVIGHPSKLLLGNHWARLVEMVQNAEMLKQYCADPEITGDNFRVIPQQVTGEGFGIVEAMRGTLTHHYTCDENAICTSANLIVGTTNNNAPIQMVTKKAAQALIQPGKEPDQGILNMVEMAFRAFDPCYSCATHSLPGQMPLQVTIHKGGEVYREFRRCC is encoded by the coding sequence ATGAGCAAGAAGATCACCATCGATCCAATCACCAGGCTCGAAGGTCACGGCAAGATCGAGATCTTCCTCGACGACGACGGCGCCGTCACCGACACGTTCTTCCAGATCCCCGAGTTGCGCGGCTTCGAGCGCTTCGTCGTCGGCCGCCCGATCGAGGAGTTGCCGCGCATCGTCACGCGCATCTGCGGCGTCTGCCCGGCAAGCCACCACATGGCCAGTGCCAAAGCCGTCGACGGCTGCTTCGGCAACGAAGTCGCGCCCCTCGCGCACAAGCTGCGCGACATGTACTACCACGCGCACTTCATGCACAGCCACATTGCGCACTTCTACGCACTGGCGGCGCCGGACTTCGTGATGGGCCCCGACGCTGACCCCGCCGCACGCAACATCCTCGGTGTCGTGCACAAGGTGGGCCTTGAGATTGGTGGCGCCGTGATCGGCGCCCGCGGCAAGGCGCAGGAGATCCAGCGCATCATCGGCGGGCGCAACAACCAGGACATCTGGTGTCTGCCCGGCGGCGTGGCCAAGGGCCTCAAGCCGGAGGAACTCGAGCAGATCAAGCCCTGGGTGGACGAGCTCTACGACTTCACCCAGTTCTCGCTGCAACTGTTCCGCGACGTCGTGCTCGCCAATCCCGCCTACGTCGACATCATCGTCAACGGCCCGTACACGCTCGACGTGCACAACATGGGCGTCGTCGACCAAAACAACGCGCCCAACTTCTACGATGGCGAGGTACGCGTCGTCGACTACGAAGGCAACCAGATCTGCCGCTACCAGGCGCACGAGTACGCCGACCACGTCGCCGAGCATGTTGAGCCGTGGAGCTACCTCAAGTTCCCCTACCTCAAGCAGCGCGGCTGGAAGGGCTACGTCGAAGGCATAGACACCAGCCTGTACTGTGCCACACCACTGGCGCGTCTCAACGTCGCCGACCGCATGGCGACTCCGAAGGCGCAGGAAGCCTTCGAGGAGATGGGTTCGGTGATTGGTCACCCGTCCAAGCTCCTCCTCGGCAACCACTGGGCGCGGCTCGTTGAGATGGTACAGAACGCCGAGATGCTCAAGCAGTACTGCGCCGACCCCGAGATCACCGGCGACAACTTCCGCGTGATACCGCAACAGGTCACCGGCGAGGGCTTCGGCATCGTCGAAGCCATGCGCGGCACGCTCACGCACCACTACACCTGCGACGAGAACGCCATCTGCACGAGCGCCAATCTCATTGTCGGCACCACCAACAACAACGCTCCCATTCAGATGGTCACCAAGAAGGCGGCTCAAGCGCTCATCCAACCGGGCAAGGAACCCGACCAGGGCATCCTCAACATGGTCGAGATGGCCTTCCGGGCCTTCGACCCCTGCTACTCCTGCGCCACCCACAGCTTGCCGGGACAGATGCCGCTGCAGGTAACGATCCACAAAGGCGGCGAAGTCTATAGGGAGTTCCGGCGTTGTTGCTGA
- a CDS encoding hydrogenase maturation protease, translating into MSEPPDQGPGPSPDVAREGSNRHPLRTLIIGMGNPILSDDAIGIMLATALKEHLGELPDVEFIEECGVGGLNLMDLMTGYDRLIAIDSIKTIDGVPGTWYAFDATALRETMNLRNVHDANFATSLELGRQMGTHLPCNEECHIVAVEIAENMTFSEDLSPSLQAALPSLETEIQAHVLAILAQDT; encoded by the coding sequence ATGAGCGAGCCGCCAGATCAGGGGCCGGGCCCCTCGCCGGACGTCGCACGTGAGGGTTCAAACCGACACCCGCTGCGGACGCTGATCATCGGCATGGGCAATCCCATCCTCTCCGACGACGCGATCGGCATCATGCTGGCGACGGCGCTCAAGGAGCACCTGGGCGAACTGCCGGATGTCGAGTTCATCGAAGAGTGTGGCGTCGGCGGCCTCAATCTCATGGATCTGATGACCGGCTACGACCGACTCATCGCCATCGACTCCATCAAGACGATCGACGGAGTTCCCGGCACGTGGTACGCCTTCGACGCGACTGCCCTACGTGAGACGATGAACCTGCGCAACGTACACGATGCCAACTTCGCAACCTCGCTCGAGTTGGGCCGCCAGATGGGCACGCATCTTCCCTGCAACGAGGAGTGCCACATTGTCGCGGTCGAGATCGCCGAGAACATGACGTTCTCCGAGGATCTCTCACCGAGCCTGCAGGCCGCGCTGCCCTCCCTGGAGACAGAGATTCAAGCACACGTCCTGGCGATTCTCGCGCAGGACACATAG
- a CDS encoding Ni/Fe hydrogenase subunit alpha translates to MKRISIDPITRLEGHGKIEIFLDDAGEVANVYFQIPELRGFERFCVGRPVEELARITPRICGVCPEAHHIASAKALDAVFGVEPAPAGRKLRELLYNTFFVTDHATHFYVLAGPDFIMGPQSEPALRNILGVINKVGLETAGAVIKLRAEAAELISMIGGKQIHPVCALPGGVSTAITAEQRDRMLQITVGMVDFAQFTLKLFDDIVLGNSDYVDLIMSDVFTHRTYSMGLVDEQNFVNFYEGQVRVVGPDGGEFAKFNGADYLDHIAERVEPYSYLTYPYLKNVGWKGFVDGAESGVYRASPLSRLNAADGMATPLAQAEYERYFATLGGKPVHQTLATHWARLVELLYAAERAHELATDPEIISPDVRALPTGIVGDGVGVVEAPRGTLYHHYKCDDEGMTTAVNLIVGTTNNNAAISMSLKKAAMGLITGGAKVEEGTLNMIEMAFRAYDPCFGCATHTLPGHMPLEVTVRSQTTGEVISRATRDV, encoded by the coding sequence ATGAAACGCATCTCTATTGATCCGATCACCCGTCTCGAGGGTCATGGCAAGATCGAGATCTTCCTTGACGACGCCGGTGAGGTCGCCAACGTGTACTTTCAGATCCCCGAACTGCGGGGCTTCGAGCGCTTCTGCGTGGGGCGCCCGGTCGAGGAGTTGGCGCGCATCACTCCACGCATCTGCGGTGTCTGCCCCGAGGCGCACCACATCGCCTCCGCGAAGGCGCTCGACGCCGTGTTCGGCGTCGAGCCGGCTCCGGCCGGACGCAAACTACGCGAGTTGCTGTACAACACCTTCTTCGTTACCGATCATGCGACGCACTTCTACGTGCTCGCCGGGCCGGACTTCATTATGGGACCGCAGTCCGAGCCGGCGCTGCGCAACATCCTCGGCGTCATCAACAAGGTGGGGCTGGAGACGGCGGGAGCAGTGATCAAGCTGCGGGCGGAGGCCGCCGAGCTCATCTCGATGATCGGCGGCAAGCAGATCCACCCCGTGTGCGCTCTGCCGGGCGGTGTGAGTACGGCGATCACGGCCGAGCAACGGGACCGGATGCTGCAGATCACCGTCGGCATGGTCGACTTTGCGCAGTTCACGCTGAAGCTCTTCGACGACATCGTGCTGGGCAACAGCGACTACGTCGACCTCATCATGAGTGATGTGTTCACGCACAGGACCTACTCCATGGGTCTGGTCGACGAACAGAACTTCGTCAACTTCTACGAAGGTCAGGTGCGTGTGGTTGGGCCGGACGGCGGTGAGTTCGCCAAGTTCAACGGCGCCGACTACCTGGACCACATCGCCGAGCGAGTCGAGCCGTATAGCTACCTCACATATCCGTACCTGAAGAACGTCGGCTGGAAGGGCTTCGTGGATGGTGCGGAATCTGGCGTCTATCGCGCCTCGCCGCTCAGCCGTCTCAATGCCGCCGACGGCATGGCCACGCCGCTCGCGCAGGCCGAGTACGAGCGCTACTTCGCGACGCTCGGCGGCAAGCCGGTACACCAGACGCTGGCGACGCATTGGGCGCGTTTGGTCGAGCTGCTCTACGCGGCCGAACGCGCTCATGAGCTTGCCACCGATCCCGAGATCATCAGTCCCGACGTGCGCGCACTTCCCACAGGCATCGTCGGCGATGGGGTGGGAGTCGTTGAGGCGCCGCGGGGCACCCTCTACCACCACTACAAGTGCGACGACGAAGGGATGACGACGGCCGTCAACCTCATCGTCGGCACCACCAACAACAACGCCGCAATATCGATGTCGCTCAAGAAGGCGGCGATGGGTCTCATCACCGGTGGCGCCAAGGTGGAGGAGGGGACGCTGAACATGATCGAGATGGCGTTCCGGGCCTACGATCCGTGTTTCGGCTGCGCCACTCACACGCTGCCCGGGCACATGCCGCTTGAGGTGACCGTGCGCAGTCAGACGACAGGTGAGGTGATCAGCCGGGCGACGCGCGACGTTTGA
- a CDS encoding oxidoreductase, producing MTGQVDERGVASTPPPKFKFAMYWAGSCGGCEIAFLEIQEKIIEVDQAFEVVFWPVAADFKYKDVEAYEDGYIDVCLFNGCIRTAENEYLAKLLRAKSKVLVAFGACAVNGGIPGLANVATAQEIKDLVYTGQPSVANPDGVYPQETFEAPEGTLELPHLYDTVRTLAQTVDVDYFMPGCAPEGHQIAAVLDVVVAALRGEGELPPKGATIGVAPRTCCDECVRVKEEKKVTSFRRMWEFTPDPEKCLLEQGVICMGPATRAGCGGRCTSVGMPCRGCYGAPAGVVDQGAKMLTTLASIIDAPTPEEIAEVAGSVPDPVGTFYRFGLANSLLRRAQVR from the coding sequence ATGACCGGGCAAGTCGACGAGCGCGGTGTGGCAAGCACGCCGCCGCCCAAGTTCAAGTTCGCGATGTACTGGGCCGGAAGCTGCGGCGGTTGCGAGATCGCCTTCCTTGAGATTCAGGAGAAGATCATCGAAGTCGACCAGGCTTTCGAGGTCGTGTTCTGGCCGGTCGCGGCAGACTTCAAGTACAAGGACGTGGAGGCCTACGAGGACGGCTACATCGACGTCTGCCTGTTCAACGGCTGCATTCGCACCGCCGAGAACGAGTACCTGGCGAAGTTGCTGCGAGCCAAGAGCAAGGTGCTCGTCGCTTTTGGCGCCTGCGCCGTCAACGGCGGCATTCCCGGCCTCGCCAACGTCGCCACGGCCCAGGAGATCAAGGATCTCGTCTACACGGGGCAGCCGTCGGTTGCCAATCCGGACGGCGTATATCCGCAGGAGACCTTTGAGGCGCCCGAAGGCACCCTTGAGCTGCCGCATCTGTACGACACAGTCCGGACACTCGCACAGACCGTAGACGTCGACTACTTCATGCCGGGCTGTGCGCCCGAGGGGCATCAAATCGCGGCCGTACTCGATGTCGTCGTCGCGGCGCTCAGAGGGGAGGGGGAACTGCCGCCAAAGGGGGCGACGATCGGTGTCGCGCCGCGGACGTGCTGTGACGAGTGCGTCCGCGTCAAGGAAGAGAAGAAGGTCACGAGCTTCCGTCGCATGTGGGAGTTCACCCCCGATCCCGAGAAGTGCCTTCTCGAGCAAGGTGTTATCTGTATGGGTCCTGCGACGAGGGCGGGTTGCGGAGGCCGCTGCACCTCCGTCGGCATGCCGTGCCGCGGCTGCTACGGTGCACCGGCGGGCGTCGTCGACCAGGGGGCCAAGATGCTCACGACTCTCGCCTCGATCATCGACGCGCCAACGCCCGAGGAGATCGCCGAAGTGGCTGGATCTGTGCCCGATCCGGTCGGCACCTTCTACCGTTTTGGGCTCGCCAACTCGCTCCTCAGGAGGGCTCAAGTTCGATGA